One window from the genome of Rariglobus hedericola encodes:
- a CDS encoding type II secretion system protein produces the protein MNHSFSRRRPSGFTLIELLTVIAIIGVLAGIIFAVLGNIRRSAQQTQSLSKLRNIGSAALVYASEHRGGLPVWHNYTTGTYWWRTLQPYIGEDLEAFHSPAHTGFDPSTPDRFTETMSYGWNYAVSGRHVGDPNRGSNHSLIVNDFPNPTKVLIAAEAQESAYGFIAADTPPAQGRYGENVPSVFLDGHVDSRPYSEFLQTAPWFVGPKEVPPYIPTPSPQ, from the coding sequence ATGAACCACTCGTTCTCACGTCGGCGCCCCTCCGGCTTCACTCTCATCGAATTGCTCACGGTCATCGCCATCATCGGCGTGCTCGCAGGCATCATCTTCGCCGTCCTCGGCAACATCCGTCGCAGCGCCCAGCAAACCCAGTCGCTGTCCAAGCTTCGCAACATCGGTTCCGCCGCCTTGGTCTACGCGAGCGAACACCGCGGCGGCCTTCCCGTGTGGCACAATTACACCACGGGCACCTACTGGTGGCGCACGCTTCAGCCCTATATCGGCGAAGACCTCGAAGCCTTCCACAGCCCGGCCCACACCGGCTTCGACCCGTCGACTCCGGATCGTTTCACCGAGACCATGTCCTACGGGTGGAACTACGCCGTCAGCGGCCGCCACGTGGGCGACCCCAACCGTGGCAGCAACCACTCGCTGATCGTTAACGATTTCCCTAATCCCACCAAGGTCCTCATCGCCGCGGAAGCCCAGGAATCCGCCTACGGTTTCATCGCCGCGGACACACCTCCCGCCCAAGGCCGCTACGGTGAAAATGTCCCCTCCGTCTTCCTCGATGGGCATGTCGATAGCCGTCCCTACTCCGAGTTTCTACAGACCGCACCCTGGTTCGTCGGCCCCAAAGAAGTCCCCCCCTACATTCCCACTCCGTCTCCCCAATGA
- a CDS encoding discoidin domain-containing protein yields MKPTFLLFLALLCATVSAQAQPFTQPAAATTAPEGTGLIAANAAVANGILTLSLKSKGGEFTAWTHVFIDVGPAAKPSYNHTSGKPAGNGLEILLEGSQAYRFNSDDPHVWSWTPLAGVTVERTVTGDTLTLKTALAPLGLPSGGTVKIFAATYTENYADTLDTIPRDTRSWTFTVPKYNAPLPGAKTTSAVTPLPARTDARTAFKKIQSYSCFYGPGRTTDLLTRDAAIIETRAQSVAEVNALRAAGRLAIGYISIGEDSELRTGDTKGPGGYDSAYFDRNADNLPDKNETWNSYFANAASPAWRAHFLARADEIIKSHGVDGFFLDTVETSLSYRDSFPAMVSLIRELRARHPAAVIVLNRGWDLLPDLGATPDGIMFESFTLSYDFAEKRYVTMRPSAWDHGLEVWQTLIHPAQKKHGLVALALDYAPAADSPEIALAYDRAATLGMIPCVTSIMLDAFYDIAYQGRTDARWLSPAETADTRIVTLDTERNGFPAGTRVTPSSNYADYTVAAVIDGVADKDSLGWRDRAWASTESRTEHSLEFTFPPVASATGVTIDWARDNGRAFPARAFRVEVRPAGPDATAWTRIAQVKDNTVGRSLITFDPATITALRIVQSVAGGASDRPNLMWVQQVSLVR; encoded by the coding sequence ATGAAACCGACCTTTCTGCTTTTCCTCGCCCTCCTCTGCGCCACCGTCTCCGCCCAAGCCCAGCCCTTCACCCAGCCCGCCGCCGCAACGACCGCCCCTGAAGGCACCGGCCTCATCGCCGCCAACGCAGCCGTCGCCAACGGCATCCTCACCCTCAGCCTCAAATCCAAGGGCGGCGAATTTACTGCCTGGACCCATGTCTTCATCGATGTCGGTCCCGCCGCCAAACCGTCCTACAACCACACCTCCGGAAAACCCGCCGGCAACGGCCTCGAAATCCTCCTCGAGGGTTCGCAGGCCTACCGGTTCAACAGCGATGATCCCCACGTCTGGTCCTGGACCCCGCTCGCCGGCGTCACCGTCGAACGCACCGTCACCGGCGACACGCTCACCCTCAAAACCGCCCTCGCCCCCCTCGGCCTGCCCTCCGGCGGCACGGTGAAAATCTTCGCCGCCACCTACACAGAGAACTACGCCGACACCCTCGACACGATCCCACGCGACACGCGTTCCTGGACCTTCACCGTTCCTAAATACAACGCCCCGCTCCCCGGTGCCAAAACCACCTCCGCCGTCACACCCCTGCCCGCCCGCACCGACGCCCGCACCGCCTTCAAAAAAATCCAGTCTTACTCCTGCTTCTACGGCCCGGGCCGCACCACCGACCTCCTCACCCGCGACGCCGCCATCATCGAAACCCGCGCCCAATCCGTCGCCGAAGTGAACGCCCTCCGCGCCGCCGGACGCCTCGCGATCGGCTACATCTCCATCGGCGAAGACTCCGAACTGCGCACCGGCGACACCAAAGGCCCCGGCGGCTACGACTCCGCCTACTTCGATCGCAACGCCGACAATCTCCCCGACAAAAACGAAACCTGGAACTCCTACTTCGCCAACGCCGCCTCCCCCGCCTGGCGCGCGCACTTCCTCGCCCGCGCCGACGAGATCATCAAGTCCCACGGCGTGGACGGCTTCTTCCTCGATACCGTCGAAACCTCCCTCAGCTACCGCGACTCCTTCCCCGCGATGGTCTCGCTCATCCGCGAGCTCCGCGCCCGCCACCCCGCCGCCGTCATCGTCCTCAACCGCGGCTGGGACCTCCTCCCCGACCTCGGCGCCACACCCGACGGCATCATGTTCGAAAGCTTCACCCTCAGCTACGACTTCGCCGAGAAACGCTACGTCACCATGCGCCCCTCCGCCTGGGACCACGGGCTCGAGGTCTGGCAAACCCTCATCCACCCCGCGCAAAAGAAGCATGGCCTCGTCGCCCTCGCGCTCGACTACGCTCCCGCTGCCGACAGTCCCGAGATCGCCCTCGCCTACGACCGCGCCGCCACGCTCGGCATGATCCCCTGCGTCACGTCCATCATGCTCGATGCGTTCTACGACATCGCTTACCAAGGCCGCACCGACGCCCGCTGGCTCTCCCCCGCCGAGACCGCCGACACCCGTATCGTAACCTTGGATACCGAGCGCAACGGCTTCCCCGCCGGCACCCGCGTCACCCCGAGCTCCAACTACGCCGACTACACCGTCGCCGCCGTGATCGACGGCGTCGCCGACAAAGACTCTCTCGGCTGGCGCGACCGCGCGTGGGCCTCCACCGAAAGCCGCACCGAGCACTCCCTTGAGTTCACCTTCCCGCCCGTCGCCTCCGCCACCGGCGTGACCATCGACTGGGCCCGCGACAACGGCCGCGCCTTTCCCGCCCGCGCCTTCCGCGTCGAAGTCCGCCCCGCCGGCCCCGACGCCACCGCCTGGACGCGCATCGCTCAAGTAAAGGACAACACCGTCGGCCGCAGCCTCATCACCTTCGATCCCGCCACGATCACCGCCCTGCGCATCGTCCAATCCGTCGCCGGCGGCGCCTCCGACCGCCCCAATCTGATGTGGGTCCAGCAAGTCAGCCTCGTTCGCTAA
- a CDS encoding sodium:solute symporter family protein: MHTLDWLILAVSLSALLIVCARAGRHMKGVSDYLVASRCAGRYLLTLSEGAAGLGAITIVGTFEIFFNAGFVPLWWGYFLAPLGLFIALSGFVIYRYRQTRAMTMAQFIEMRYSRKFRLFFGALTFVSGVINYGIFPAVTVRCFMQFCGIPATLALGGVDIPMFPALMALELGLALGLVWIGGQITILISDFLQAAFCMIVFIILMVFFLWLMPWGDLLTGLAAAPAGASMVHPFKTGNSADFNTAYYLIGAFMVVYTTRAWQGTSGYNASARSPHEARMAGILANWRSMGQNLALLLMPLCVYAVLHNPAFASQAAEIQALLANISDPVTRAQLTVPAGLTVLLPVGFLGLLATVLVAAALSTDNAYLHSWGSIFIQDIVLPLRKKPLEPVQHVRWLRRSSLGVALFAFAFSLLFPLKDYVFMFFDITGAIFLGGAGAAIIGGLYWRRGSTAAAWSAMITGGVLSTGGLAVQSAWPSYLSPWLQHLFTDNAWLLTHAAKFPFNGREIMFGAMLTALLVYVIVSLCGRTRFDLETMLGREARVAHDPLAAPRFGWRERLAETLGSGPEFTRGDRFICRGTLVWTLAWWLIFVIGTLYNLAVDVPDSSWASFWKWNIWISIPIGIGATVWFLLGGIRDFRQMFIDLRAPRTVTAEDGR, encoded by the coding sequence GTGCACACCCTCGACTGGCTCATCCTCGCCGTCTCCCTCTCCGCGCTGCTGATCGTCTGCGCACGCGCCGGCCGCCACATGAAAGGCGTGTCCGACTACCTCGTCGCCAGCCGCTGCGCCGGCCGCTACCTGCTCACGCTCTCCGAGGGCGCCGCCGGTCTCGGCGCCATCACCATCGTCGGCACCTTTGAAATCTTTTTTAACGCCGGCTTCGTCCCGCTCTGGTGGGGCTACTTCCTCGCCCCGCTCGGCCTCTTCATCGCCCTGAGCGGCTTCGTCATCTACCGCTACCGGCAGACGCGTGCCATGACGATGGCCCAATTCATCGAGATGCGTTACTCGCGCAAATTCCGCCTCTTCTTCGGCGCGCTCACGTTTGTCTCCGGCGTCATCAACTACGGCATCTTCCCCGCCGTCACCGTCCGCTGCTTCATGCAGTTCTGCGGAATCCCCGCCACGCTCGCCCTCGGCGGCGTCGACATCCCGATGTTCCCCGCCCTCATGGCACTCGAACTGGGCCTCGCCCTCGGCCTGGTCTGGATCGGCGGACAAATCACGATCCTCATCTCCGACTTCCTGCAGGCCGCCTTCTGCATGATCGTGTTCATCATTCTCATGGTGTTCTTCCTCTGGCTGATGCCGTGGGGCGACTTGCTTACCGGTCTCGCCGCCGCACCCGCCGGTGCCTCGATGGTGCATCCGTTCAAGACCGGCAACTCCGCCGACTTCAACACCGCTTACTACCTCATCGGCGCCTTCATGGTGGTTTACACCACCCGCGCCTGGCAGGGCACCTCCGGCTACAACGCCTCCGCCCGCTCCCCCCACGAAGCCCGCATGGCCGGCATCCTGGCCAACTGGCGCTCAATGGGCCAGAACCTCGCGCTCCTGCTCATGCCGCTCTGCGTTTACGCCGTGCTGCACAACCCCGCCTTCGCCTCGCAGGCCGCCGAGATCCAGGCGCTCCTCGCCAACATCTCCGATCCCGTCACCCGCGCGCAACTCACCGTCCCCGCCGGCCTCACCGTGCTGCTGCCCGTCGGCTTCCTCGGACTCCTCGCGACCGTGCTCGTCGCCGCCGCCCTCAGCACCGACAACGCCTACCTCCACTCGTGGGGCAGCATCTTCATCCAGGACATCGTTCTCCCCCTGCGCAAAAAACCGCTCGAGCCCGTGCAACACGTCCGCTGGCTCCGCCGCTCCTCGCTCGGCGTCGCGCTCTTCGCCTTCGCCTTCAGTCTCCTGTTCCCGCTGAAAGACTACGTCTTCATGTTCTTCGACATCACCGGCGCCATCTTCCTCGGCGGCGCCGGCGCCGCCATCATCGGCGGACTCTACTGGCGCCGCGGCAGCACCGCCGCCGCGTGGTCGGCCATGATCACCGGCGGTGTGCTTTCCACCGGCGGACTCGCCGTGCAAAGCGCCTGGCCCTCCTACCTTTCCCCGTGGCTGCAACACCTGTTCACCGACAACGCCTGGCTCCTCACCCACGCCGCCAAATTCCCCTTCAACGGCCGCGAAATCATGTTCGGTGCCATGCTCACCGCGTTGCTCGTCTATGTGATCGTCTCCCTCTGCGGGCGCACCCGTTTCGACCTCGAAACCATGCTCGGCCGCGAAGCCCGCGTCGCCCACGACCCGCTCGCCGCCCCGCGCTTCGGCTGGCGCGAACGCCTCGCCGAAACCCTCGGCAGCGGTCCCGAATTCACGCGCGGCGACCGCTTCATCTGCCGCGGCACGCTTGTGTGGACGCTCGCCTGGTGGCTCATCTTCGTCATCGGCACCCTCTACAATCTCGCTGTCGACGTGCCCGACTCCTCCTGGGCATCCTTCTGGAAATGGAACATCTGGATCAGCATCCCCATCGGCATCGGCGCAACCGTGTGGTTCCTCCTCGGCGGCATCCGTGACTTCCGCCAGATGTTCATCGACCTCCGCGCCCCCCGCACCGTCACCGCCGAAGATGGCCGTTAA
- a CDS encoding right-handed parallel beta-helix repeat-containing protein, which produces MAVKSLRFPAFILLAVLCAHSLGAATYVVSPSGKNTAAGTLAAPWKTLAHAATKARPGDTVEVRTGIYAERLLLTRSGTAQAPIIFRARSGETPVIDGAKLSTDSGWLPLFWLQGVSHVTIQGFELRNYYTAQKNRVPIGILINGSGTGVRLLNNHIHHLGTTYTGANGGDAHGIAIYGDENTPIRDLVIRGNRLHHLKLGSSEALVLNGNVTGFLVESNTVRACNNIGIDAIGHEDTCPDPAQDAARNGIIRLNTVYGINSYGNPAYGKNHSAGGIYVDGGRDILIEQNTVYDCDIGIELASEHAGESTSGVTVRKNLIHHNRIGGLFMGGYDTKRGRTEDCLIEENTFVENDTLRYGNGEIQLQFDVRDTIIQKNLIVTNTQSLVIGNSYTQNTGTTVDYTTLYTPAKPRWQWKNKSYSGLSAWRTASKQDTHSKVLSTRPKNLPTAP; this is translated from the coding sequence ATGGCCGTTAAATCACTCCGGTTTCCTGCCTTTATCCTGCTCGCGGTTCTCTGTGCCCATTCACTCGGAGCCGCGACCTACGTCGTCAGCCCCTCCGGGAAAAACACCGCCGCCGGCACGCTCGCCGCACCGTGGAAAACCCTCGCCCACGCCGCGACCAAAGCCCGACCCGGCGATACCGTCGAGGTCCGAACCGGCATCTATGCCGAACGCCTGCTCCTCACCCGTTCCGGCACCGCGCAGGCCCCGATTATCTTTCGCGCCCGCTCCGGCGAAACACCCGTGATCGACGGTGCCAAGCTCTCCACCGACTCCGGCTGGCTCCCGCTCTTCTGGCTCCAAGGCGTCAGCCACGTCACCATCCAGGGTTTCGAGCTGCGCAACTACTACACCGCGCAAAAAAACCGCGTGCCCATCGGCATCCTCATCAACGGCTCCGGCACAGGGGTGCGTCTGCTCAACAATCACATTCACCACCTCGGCACGACTTACACCGGCGCCAATGGAGGCGATGCCCATGGCATCGCCATCTACGGAGACGAAAACACTCCCATCCGCGACCTCGTTATCCGCGGCAACCGCCTCCACCACCTCAAGCTCGGTTCCAGCGAAGCCCTCGTGCTCAACGGCAACGTCACCGGCTTTCTCGTCGAGTCCAACACTGTCCGCGCCTGCAACAATATCGGCATCGACGCCATTGGACATGAGGACACCTGCCCCGACCCCGCGCAAGACGCCGCCCGCAACGGTATCATCCGTTTGAATACTGTTTACGGCATCAATTCCTACGGAAACCCCGCCTACGGTAAAAACCATTCCGCCGGCGGCATCTACGTGGACGGCGGACGCGACATCCTCATCGAGCAAAACACCGTTTACGATTGCGACATCGGCATCGAGCTCGCCAGCGAACACGCCGGCGAATCCACGAGCGGCGTCACCGTCCGAAAAAACCTCATCCACCACAACCGCATCGGCGGACTCTTCATGGGCGGCTACGACACGAAGCGCGGCCGCACCGAAGACTGCTTGATCGAGGAAAACACCTTCGTCGAAAACGACACGCTCCGCTACGGCAACGGGGAAATCCAGCTCCAGTTCGATGTGCGCGACACGATCATCCAAAAAAACCTCATCGTCACGAACACCCAATCGCTCGTCATCGGTAACTCCTACACCCAAAACACGGGCACCACCGTCGATTACACCACGCTCTACACCCCTGCCAAACCCCGCTGGCAGTGGAAAAACAAATCCTACTCCGGCCTTTCCGCCTGGCGCACCGCCTCCAAACAAGACACCCACTCCAAAGTCCTAAGCACCCGCCCCAAGAACCTCCCCACCGCTCCGTAG
- a CDS encoding LacI family DNA-binding transcriptional regulator encodes MDIKKFSVLADVSTATVSRAFSGRGRIKEETRQRIFALAAEHGYTPNIHAQRLNARRTDIIAVYYSFSTAAIFDYYNMELAQEIAKAAAARDYTTNLELTQKTAEPSLGLQRAAAGGGLDGIILVADSRSGALAFLERFKTLPVVVIANHDWDLPEAAGLVRIHQDSGIAEAIAQLKNAGHTRIGFIHGLADTAKHDAFLHALRAEGLDADSAPTASGPLSFEDGERALAELLPTGVTAVLCSTDILALGAISGADKHGLRVPKDISIIGIDNLSFAPFTRPPLASVGIPRTEIAAAAVEQLHQLIEDATAPVPRASAQLIHTINTRFIPRASLGPVLQR; translated from the coding sequence ATGGATATTAAGAAGTTCTCCGTTCTCGCCGATGTCTCCACCGCCACGGTTTCCCGCGCCTTTTCCGGCCGCGGACGCATCAAGGAAGAGACCCGCCAGCGCATTTTCGCCCTCGCCGCCGAGCACGGTTACACGCCCAACATCCACGCCCAGCGCCTCAACGCCCGGCGCACCGACATCATCGCGGTTTACTACAGCTTCAGCACCGCCGCGATTTTCGACTACTACAACATGGAGCTCGCCCAAGAGATCGCCAAAGCCGCCGCCGCCCGCGACTACACGACCAACCTCGAGCTGACCCAAAAAACCGCCGAGCCCTCCCTCGGTCTGCAACGCGCCGCGGCCGGTGGCGGACTCGACGGCATCATCTTGGTCGCCGACTCCCGCAGCGGCGCCCTCGCCTTCCTCGAGCGTTTCAAAACCCTCCCCGTCGTCGTCATCGCCAACCACGATTGGGATCTCCCCGAAGCCGCCGGCCTCGTCCGCATACACCAGGACTCCGGCATCGCCGAAGCCATCGCCCAGCTGAAAAACGCCGGCCACACCCGCATCGGTTTTATCCACGGCCTGGCCGACACCGCGAAACACGACGCCTTCCTCCACGCTCTCCGCGCCGAAGGCCTCGACGCCGACTCCGCCCCCACCGCATCCGGCCCACTCTCCTTCGAAGACGGCGAACGCGCCCTCGCCGAACTTCTCCCCACCGGCGTCACCGCCGTCCTGTGCTCGACCGACATCCTCGCGCTCGGCGCCATCAGCGGCGCGGACAAACACGGCCTGCGCGTGCCGAAAGACATCTCGATCATCGGCATCGACAACCTCTCCTTCGCCCCCTTCACGCGCCCGCCCCTCGCCAGCGTCGGCATCCCGCGCACCGAGATCGCCGCCGCCGCCGTGGAGCAACTTCACCAACTCATCGAAGACGCCACCGCACCCGTCCCCCGCGCCTCCGCCCAGTTGATCCACACGATCAACACCCGCTTCATCCCCCGCGCCTCCCTCGGCCCGGTTCTTCAGCGATAA
- a CDS encoding PIG-L deacetylase family protein, translating into MKFSHSKADVYVPGDARSPEAALAAVTHLCVAAHQDDIEIMAHAGISDCLETADKAFGGVVVTNGAGSSRIGPYAQFTDEQMQEIRREEQRKAADIGSYAIQVQLAHPSADVKQAGHAGVAADLTAIFSACSPEVVYLHQPADKHDTHIAVLLRCLTALRSLPVERRPKRVLGCEVWRDLDWLVDADKVVLDSGRHPALAADLLKVFDSQISGGKRYDLATIGRRCANATFHTSHASDKVAGITWAVDLTPLVTDATLDVNAFIAAHIERLKADVAGRLTRYR; encoded by the coding sequence ATGAAATTTTCCCACTCCAAGGCTGATGTGTATGTTCCCGGTGATGCGCGTTCGCCCGAGGCGGCCCTCGCGGCGGTGACGCACCTATGTGTCGCGGCGCATCAGGACGACATTGAGATCATGGCGCACGCGGGCATCTCGGATTGTCTGGAGACGGCGGACAAGGCGTTTGGCGGCGTGGTCGTCACGAACGGCGCGGGATCGTCGCGCATCGGACCGTATGCGCAGTTCACCGACGAGCAAATGCAGGAGATCCGTCGCGAGGAGCAGCGCAAGGCGGCCGATATCGGGAGCTACGCGATTCAGGTGCAGCTGGCGCATCCGAGCGCGGATGTGAAGCAGGCGGGACATGCGGGCGTGGCGGCGGATTTGACGGCGATTTTTTCGGCGTGTTCGCCCGAGGTGGTGTATCTGCACCAGCCGGCGGACAAGCATGACACGCACATCGCGGTGTTGCTGCGCTGCCTCACGGCATTGCGCTCGTTGCCAGTGGAGCGCAGGCCGAAGCGCGTGCTCGGCTGCGAAGTGTGGCGCGATCTCGATTGGTTGGTGGATGCGGACAAAGTGGTCCTCGATTCGGGGCGGCATCCGGCGCTGGCGGCGGATTTGCTGAAGGTGTTCGATTCACAGATCAGCGGAGGAAAACGCTACGACCTGGCGACGATCGGGCGGCGTTGTGCGAACGCGACGTTTCACACGTCGCACGCGTCGGACAAAGTCGCGGGTATCACCTGGGCAGTGGACCTGACGCCGCTGGTGACGGATGCGACGCTGGATGTGAATGCGTTTATCGCGGCGCACATCGAGCGCTTGAAGGCGGATGTCGCGGGACGGCTGACGCGTTATCGCTGA
- a CDS encoding ROK family protein: MLKISPQFTPALDPDFVPAVLWNRAYRVLVQETRGSRPFALALTRADGRSSVWRGDVLPSWHPQAALTFRYVERLLKFLLWQRGGCRVMVVGAPEIAAELKKIYSARGARAFDYRFMGAEVYGSDFTVEAGLWNDLPKEAPDALAVGRHLSGCRIGFDLGGSDRKVSAVIDGNVVFTEEIPWDPYFQADPAYHIEGVQDSLLRAAAHLPRVDAIGGSAAGVYVNNEVRVASLFRGVPRDRFEKSIRRMFFDLRERWSGVPFEVVNDGEVTALAGSMSLGDNAVLGVSMGTSMAAGYVTPEGGITPWLNELAFAPIDYAEGAPADEWSGDRGCGVQYFSQQGVNRLALRAGIKFPEAMPLPERLVAVQASMAAGDDRAQAVYESIGTELGYSVAHYADFYELRNVLVLGRVTSGAGGEVILGKAREVLCGEFSGLAERVRLAMPDEKDKRHGQAVAAASLPAVGAA; this comes from the coding sequence ATGCTAAAAATTTCTCCTCAATTTACGCCGGCGCTTGATCCGGATTTCGTTCCGGCCGTGCTGTGGAATCGCGCTTACCGCGTCCTCGTTCAAGAGACGCGCGGCAGCCGTCCCTTTGCGCTCGCGCTGACTCGGGCCGATGGACGCTCCTCGGTGTGGCGCGGTGACGTGTTGCCCTCGTGGCATCCGCAGGCGGCGCTCACGTTTCGTTATGTGGAACGATTGCTGAAGTTCCTGCTGTGGCAACGCGGGGGTTGTCGCGTGATGGTGGTGGGCGCGCCGGAGATCGCGGCGGAATTAAAAAAGATTTATTCGGCGCGGGGCGCGCGGGCGTTCGACTATCGGTTCATGGGAGCGGAAGTGTATGGAAGCGACTTCACGGTGGAGGCGGGGCTGTGGAACGATCTGCCCAAGGAAGCGCCGGATGCGCTCGCCGTGGGGCGCCATTTGAGCGGCTGCCGCATCGGCTTCGATCTGGGTGGAAGTGATCGCAAGGTTTCGGCGGTGATCGATGGGAACGTCGTGTTTACGGAAGAGATTCCGTGGGACCCGTATTTTCAGGCGGACCCGGCGTATCATATCGAAGGCGTGCAGGATTCGCTATTGAGGGCGGCGGCCCATCTGCCGCGCGTGGACGCGATCGGCGGGAGCGCGGCGGGTGTTTACGTGAACAACGAAGTGCGCGTGGCGTCGCTGTTTCGCGGCGTGCCGCGCGACCGATTTGAGAAGAGCATCCGCCGGATGTTTTTTGATCTGCGCGAGCGGTGGAGCGGCGTGCCGTTTGAAGTCGTCAACGACGGCGAAGTCACGGCGCTGGCGGGCTCGATGTCGCTCGGCGACAATGCGGTGCTCGGCGTGTCGATGGGCACGAGCATGGCGGCGGGTTATGTGACGCCGGAGGGCGGGATCACGCCTTGGCTGAACGAGCTGGCGTTTGCGCCGATCGATTACGCAGAGGGTGCGCCGGCCGACGAGTGGTCGGGCGACCGCGGGTGTGGGGTGCAGTATTTCTCGCAGCAGGGCGTGAACCGGTTGGCGTTGCGCGCCGGGATCAAATTCCCCGAGGCGATGCCGCTGCCGGAGCGGTTGGTGGCGGTGCAGGCGTCGATGGCGGCGGGCGATGATCGCGCGCAGGCGGTTTACGAAAGCATTGGCACGGAGCTCGGGTATTCAGTGGCGCACTACGCGGATTTTTATGAACTGCGTAATGTGCTCGTGCTCGGTCGCGTGACGTCGGGCGCGGGCGGCGAAGTCATCTTGGGAAAAGCGCGCGAAGTGTTGTGCGGCGAGTTTTCCGGACTGGCGGAACGCGTGCGGCTGGCGATGCCGGACGAGAAGGACAAGCGCCACGGGCAGGCGGTCGCGGCGGCGAGTCTGCCGGCGGTGGGCGCGGCTTGA